AACCGCACTCACTGCTGAGCAGGCGCAGAATGCCACGCTCACCGCACAAGTAGCACAACAGGCGGCGTTGATCGTGTCCTTGCAGGCGCAGAACACGCAGTTGCAAGCGGAACTGACTGGCACGCAGAACCAGGTGAACAGCCTGATGGCGGCGTTCCAGAACGAGTTCAATGACCCGACGTTTGTGATTCCGGGTGCGACGTTGCAGCAGCAGGTCCAAAACCTGATCACGGCGATTCTTGAGCTGAACCATGGTCAGCGGAGTGCGCTCTATGACAAGTTGGATTAAGCGGTAAATAGCACAGCCGGACTTGCGAGGAATCGCGAGTCCGGCTTTTTTGTCCCGGGATGTCCCGGCGAATCTTTTCGACAACTTGTTGATTTTGAGCTAGAAGCCTTTCCCAAGACAGCCTTGCGCACACGAAATCCGGCTGTCAGGGCCATGGGTGCTGCGGCATCCGCTCAGGTATGGAAATTCTCAAGCAACTTTATCGCGACCGGCTCAGCCTCGCCACGGACCTGTATCAGCTCACGATGTCCTATGGATATTGGAAGGCGGGCGTGGCGGACAAGGAAGCGGTCTTCAATCTTTTCTTCCGGCGTAATCCTTTCCAAGGCGGTTACAGCGTGGCTTGCGGTCTGACGTATCTGCTCGATTACCTGAAGAACTATCAGTTCGACGCGGAAGATGTCGCTTATCTCGCCACCTTGACGGGCAATGACGGCAAGCCGCTCTTCGAGCAAGGCTTTCTCGATTACCTGCGCGATCTGAAGTTCTGCTGCGATATCGATGCCGTTCCTGAGGGCACGGTGATCTTTCCGCATGAGCCGTTGGTGCGTGTTCGCGGTCCGATCATCCAGTGCCAGATTCTGGAGACGCCGCTGCTGAACATCATGAATTTCCAGACGCTGATCGCCACGAAATCAGCGCGTATCTGTCAAGCCACGCAAGGTGAACCGGTCTTGGAATTCGGTCTGCGTCGGGCGCAAGGCTTGGATGGCGCGCTCGCGGCGAGTTGGGCGGCATACATCGGTGGTGCTTCTGCCACGTCCAATGTCCTTGCCGGAAAACTCTTTGGCATTCCCGTCAAAGGCACCCATGCGCATAGCTGGATCATGTCCTTCGAGACGGAGGAGGAGGCATTCAAGATTTATGCAGAAGCGATGCCGAATAATTGCGTCTTCCTAGTGGATACCTACGACACCTTGACCGGCGTGAAGCGTGCGGTGGAGGTCGGCAAGACCTTGCGGGCGAAGGGCTATAAGATGGTCGGCATCCGCTTGGATTCCGGTGACTTGGCCTATCTGAGCATCGAGGCACGCAAGCTTTTGGACGAGGCCGGTTTCAAAGAAACCGTCATCGTGGCCAGCAACGACCTTGATGAATACATCATCGAGAGCTTGAAGAAGCAGGGCGCGCAGATCTCTGTTTGGGGTGTCGGCACGCGCTTGGTGACGGCCTATGATCAACCGGCATTAGGTGGTGTTTACAAGCTCGCGGCTATTCGTAAACCCGGCCAAGAATGGCAATACAAGGTCAAGCTCTCTGAACAGACGATCAAGGTGTCAACACCTGGTATTCAACAGGTTAGACGTTTTTATAATGAAGACGCCTTGGTGGGCGACATGATCTACGACGAGCAGTTTGGTGTAT
This DNA window, taken from Verrucomicrobiia bacterium, encodes the following:
- a CDS encoding nicotinate phosphoribosyltransferase, with the protein product MEILKQLYRDRLSLATDLYQLTMSYGYWKAGVADKEAVFNLFFRRNPFQGGYSVACGLTYLLDYLKNYQFDAEDVAYLATLTGNDGKPLFEQGFLDYLRDLKFCCDIDAVPEGTVIFPHEPLVRVRGPIIQCQILETPLLNIMNFQTLIATKSARICQATQGEPVLEFGLRRAQGLDGALAASWAAYIGGASATSNVLAGKLFGIPVKGTHAHSWIMSFETEEEAFKIYAEAMPNNCVFLVDTYDTLTGVKRAVEVGKTLRAKGYKMVGIRLDSGDLAYLSIEARKLLDEAGFKETVIVASNDLDEYIIESLKKQGAQISVWGVGTRLVTAYDQPALGGVYKLAAIRKPGQEWQYKVKLSEQTIKVSTPGIQQVRRFYNEDALVGDMIYDEQFGVSDKPVIVDPADMTRRKVIKSGTPYQDLLVPIYRDGKAVYQSPPVNEIRAYAQKQLSLVHPTIRRFVNPHGYPVGLEPKLHDLKTHLILQARGLEEPVKG